CGGCGCATAGCAACTTCTTTTCTCACTGTCTCCACAGTCATCTTGACACTGGAGCTGTTGGCATACCTCACATTGTACCACAGGGCAACCTCTTTAAGGCTACATAAGTTGCTGATACCTGAAGGAACACTAATTGGGCTCGTTGGGCTAGCACAGAAGTCCAGTTGAAGATATGTGAGCTTAGGCATCGCTTCTGATTCAAAGGTGAGCCGTGGCACCGGGCAGTCGATGGAGAACCTCTGAAGCTCATGGAACCCTTCATTTCCAATCACTATAGCTTCTCTGGGAATGAAGTCCAAGCCTAGTATTAGGCATTTCAGTTTAGGTAAGTCTCTGAGTATCTCCAGATCACGAGCCCCTTGTTTGCAGACAATAATTTGCACGAAAGATAGATACTTGAGCCCATGGAACCATTGGGGAACACCTGCGAATCTTCCCAGTGTCACCTTGAATTTGTCAAAGAACCCAGGCATATCAGAAAGGGAGCCCAGGAACTCCATGGAGCAGCCGAGTCCACATGAATGGTCAGAGACTTGAGCCGGCTCCAGCTTTTGATGGATGATAGTAATGCTCACAGTAGTCTCTGTCGGAGGATTGGTgatgaaacgaaccggattcccgaatcGGGGAATCCGACTTCCTGTatcatcgtgatagtccctggatcaagcgctatcacatacagaactcattttaGGCATAATATCACAATCATACTCATTATAAGAtcaaacacgggtttaattattacataaatccaaaggatctgtagtatggaatttattacaagcctctcggctagatcGATCAAGCAGAAGGTGCAAAatggtagctaggtcttcggccgtccttcatcttcgggaacctcctccacaggcgatttgagcgtagctcgggccttagtcgtaccatccgtcgtcgttggggtcgaactccggatcggatcctgcatcataccaggctatccccaaggaatgggataggttcacgtcaccatctgaaTGCAAGCTTTATCGTGGTCTATACTACGGGTATAACAAGGTTCAAGAGGTAAAGCTGtggtttccctatgcatgcaacatatataaataagtatacacatctcctttcatttccaactcgggcccttccggcatcccggactcccggtcaacacacaccttccgaaaccaccaagtcgatgcgagaactccctctcctcgcatctcaactgccccctggcaggaagttattctagaggaaggtagaaatcatgagtaacactatctaataagagcaacagaggagtagggatgtccataaccgaggacgcggctatacgtatagttttcaccctgcaggggttgtacacctggacccactcgaatcgacattagccggagatcagccgactaatatACGAAACACTAGTCTACTGAAACGGagctaggagccacggcaccgcccggctttcccgggtcttgggcgcatcctcccacgagaggtcaccccgggactgtgaagcctcccatgcgtctcgggggacatgaggtcagcacctcctccccctgcactgatactcgatcctcctaccggcttggtaccgcgcttgctaaccccggaccgggcccaccctcataatgggtaagtggtgtgcacgcttaacagattcccacaagtcatagttactctcacccggtccttaattgccgaagcgggcatctcCGTCAAAAGCGTATCGACCACAGTGGTCCgcgactgcacccttaacgggtgcctcaAACACCTCAAACTCGTAACCAAAGCTGTACctgccacaggtactccgtagggtgtgccaagatacacaccccaagccctcgatccacgaccgagttaggttgcccactcccggctaaaccctagtcaccaactcctgaagagtaccacttcacacacgccaagactatccacacgtttcccacacatacacattcaaggatttacaaggcatttTATATAATAAACAAGTAAGATAGATTGGCAAGGAGCAAGGTACATAAAATGGGCCATGCAGGTTCACCTCGATATAAGTATACATAAAGCGATAGCACATctacaagcaatgcctaataggaatTCAAGtcatagatgggcgtgaacctggcggctcctcgaagtcctcctgagctTCTGGGCGGTCCTGGTCGTCGATCAGCTCCTCGTAGcagggtcctattcgtaaatacgggTAAGAGCgagggctaaagtgcaaaaatgcacaaaactctgcaaataagatccaaatcaccacaatgcCTACTCTAATAGGTGGTTCATAATTTTAGAAGAGATATGGAACTGGTTTcgtaattttcggaggtccggttgatttattatgaattttctaagggaaaacctatttctaaaattaataaaagaatttcagaAAAGAAAATCATCAAACAgcgacacgtggcagcaccagggcaTGCCACGTGgtatgctgacgtcagcaggggggtccgggtctgctgacgtcagcagtgggccctgctgacgtcagcgttgaccggtcaacggtcaaggtgGGGTCTTCGGTCAAcgggccccactggtcagcctcaccccgaggctgacaggtgggcccctcgggtcaggccgggaaaagaaaaaggaaaaagggtcCGGTTTTTCCATTGGGCTCAAAGGGATTGGGCCGGCTCGATCGGCCCACAAGGCTCGGCTTGGCTTCGGGGGTCGGCTCCGCCTGCGGCTCAGCAAGCCGGCTCGGGTAACGGGCTGGCTAGGCGTGTAGGCCGGCTCGGGCTTCCAGTCCTTCGCGGGCCGTCATTCTCTCTCCCGCGGGCTGGGCTTGCTCCCTCTCGCGGATTGGGCCTGCTTCCTTCTCCTTCTCGCTGGCTGGGTTGCCTCTTCGCCTTCCTCTTCTCGCTGACAAGACGGCCCCACGCGTCAGGCTTAGCGGGATCCGATGTGGCGAGGCCCGGATCCGGTGCAGCTTGGGTCTGTGTGGTCCTGTGCACGTGGCCAGGTGTAGGTGTGTGGCGTGCGTCCAGGAGGTGTTCGAGGAAATGCCCGAGGGGGCTTGGCCGCGACGCAAACGCGATGTCGCGGCCACGGCGCGTGGTCACCGCGCACGGCGAGGCCATGGCGGGGTCGTGGTGTGGCTACGGCGGTTGCGGCGCGGGGCGGGTGGCAAGGCAAGGCTAGGGCCAAGGCAACGGGCAGCggcacggctcgggctcgcggcaagggtgcgcacgcacgcacgcgggTCCTGGCTTCCCAGGGCCGCGgtgtggccgtgccgtgcgcggggcaccggcatcccgggACCGCGGCACGGTGCGGCGGCGAGAGGGCGATGGCGGTGGCGGGctcgacgagcggcgcggcgggtccCTGCACAAGAACGGCGCCAAGGCCGGAAGGGAGAAGGGGTCCTAGGGGTTGCTACGGAGGGTTCATCGGCATCGCCGGCAGCAAGGGATAGGGAGGGGGGAGATGCGGTGGCAGCACTCACCGGCGGGCTTGCTGGCGAGGGAGGCGATGCGGTGGCGGGCTGGTGCCGGTGGGTCGGGGCCGTGCAGGGCGCGCGGCTGCGTCGGTGTCGTCGTACGGGCGCCGGCTCGATGAAGAGGCTCCGGCGGcgacggcctcctcctcctctacgTGCAGCTcggcgtcgtcctcctcctcgcgctgctccccctcctcttcctccctcttctcctcttctggtgcggcggcggcggaaatgGAGGACCCGAgggcggctagggtttcgcGGCGCGGCAGCTGGGGCTCTTATACGCGGCGCCGGGGCTCGagcgcggctgcggccgggGCTTTTTGGCGTCCGTgccgggacgcgtggcggcatcACGGCGCCAGAGGGAACGGCtagggccggggtggcgcgggtTGGTGGCTGACACGGGGGCGCAACGGTTTCGCTCCCGTGTCGCGAAGCTGGTGACCCGAGCGAGCAGTGCCGCGGCGGAAGGGAAAAGGGGCGAGGCGGTTGGGGAAAGCAGGGGCGCGGGGTTTCGCTCgtctgtcgcggagcggggcgaGCGGCGACGCGAGGCGGGGCGAAGCgcgcgggggcgagcggcggcagcagagcgggCGAAGCGACGAGGCGGGGCGCTGCGGCGGTCGGAGCAGAGCGACGGGGCGGAGCAGAGCGGGACCTTCTGGTCGCTACGAGAGAAGGGAGAAGGGGAATGGTTGACGGGTGGGTCCCGCTCGTCAGCCGATCAAGGGGAGAAGGCGAAGCGTCGCGCGGGCTGGGGCGACGGGGAGCTGGGCTGCGGTGGCTGGTGGGCTGGGCCGCGCTCGTGGAAGGGAAAGGGAAAGAGGTGCTGGGCTTGTTTGGGCTGTGGCCAAAGGGGTTTTAGGGGTATTAGAGTCCGAGTTTTAATTTGAAtggcccattcaaattcaaactccACACAATTGGTTCACACAAAATTGAAAGCCAAACAAGAAAATCCAACAATCAATTATAACAAGGAGATTGCAATTAAATTCAAAAGGACTTCAAATATTCACATTAGCATTTAatagtccttaatttcaattaaATTTACTAAGAGCTCGAGGTAGAGAGAAAATAACCTTATATTATGTTCTAACTAGGGCACAACACGAAAAGTTTTTTTGAAATTCATGATTTTTTGCACCAAGATAACATTCCGGAAAATCCGGGATGTTACAGGTGAAAGGACCATGTTATTGCAAGCACCTCCAGAATTGTTGCTGTTTCAATCGAGCTAATCATTCCTTCACAACCACACAGAAGAGTTCTCAAAGTAGTCCGTAGCCCCACAATGCTGCGAGGCAGCTCTTTCACCTTTGTGGATCTCACATCCAGTGTCTCCAGGCTCCTTAGCTCCCAAATTGCTGCCAGTAGCTCACTGATATCAGTGCCTCTGACGCTCAGATACCTTAGAAGAGGTTGATTGTTAATGCCATCCAGGCATACTGGACCATCCCAGCCTTCGAGGTCCAGCACACGCACCAAGCTCAAATCAGTCAGGTTCAGGCGAGGTGCGGGTGTGGAGCTGGCCTGACCAAAGACAGTGACTGAGCGAACACGATCTACTAAGCAAATAGTATTaggtttcaaaaaaaaaacataagTTAACAGAATCATTTCGCGTCAGGTATCGATCTTGCTTGCTGCTCTGTATAGACAGCCGGCAGACTGGGTTGAGGCCGAGAACAGGATTCTGATCATTCAGCAGGGTGACAAAGTTCTCTTCCATGGATTTGATGACAATGAAATCATGTGTCACTGGATGAAGCTTGCAACATCTTGGGGCATCATCATGCATCAGATGCGATAATTGTACCATGTTTCTGCAAATGAGCTCATTGAGATAGCTTCTAGCTATTGACCACATCTCTGTCACGTGCTCCAACGATGTACAATTCAGCAATCCATCGCCTCACTAGACGGTCTATTTCAACCTCGTAGTTCTGAGGAAATATGCTTAGATGCAGCAGACAAGTACTGAGATGTGGGGGTAGATCGTTATAGCTAAGATTGAATATCCGCTTCATCACTTCTCCACCGGGATGTGACAACGAGAACCAGTTCGATCCATTAAGCCGCTCCCATGAATCTGTTGAAAACTGGCAATCTTTTAACACTGCAGCTACAGCAACTAAAGCAAGAGGCAGGCCACCACATTTTCTTATAATTTCGGGAAAAACGTCCTTCAAATATGGAGGATAATGATCATAATTCTCATTACCGAAGGCTAACTTTTTAGAGTCCACTTCACTAAGAAGCCCAATGTTGTAAATGCAATCGCTTGAACTGGAAGAACATTCCGCTGCCATTGCAGCTTTCCTTGTTGTGGTGATTATTCTACTGCCAAGAGAGTTCTCTGGAAAACAACACTTTATGATTTGCCAACATTCCTCCGTCCATAAATCATCAACCACAATAAGGTATCTGTTTTGCAAAACGGGAAAAAAAATGCAGAGACGAAATAACTTACAACAGAATCAATGTGATTCTGAAGTATGGATGATGGAATCGCCAGACTTCAGCAAGCTAAGTAAATGATGCGTACCTTTTCTTCTCCAGTATTTCTCTCAGCCTCCCAATGAGATGCACTTTCTTAATGTCGACATCTAGACGTACCCGGGGCCCATCGGCGAGCATCGAGAGCATGTCCATGAGAGTCTTCTTGACCTCTAAATTCTGTCCCACAGAGACGAATGCGTGACACTGGAAGCAGTTCTCCTCTCTAAGCCGCATGTACACTGCATAGGCGAGTGTCGTCTTCCCGGAACCGGCCATGCCAACAATGGAGACGGTCTTGAGCTCAGACTTGTCCCCAGATTCGGTAACCATCTTGGTCACCTCTTCCATTGGCCTGGCCAGGCCGACAAGTCTGTCAATATCCTGGTTGAGCGCGGAAAGGCGGGGATCAACGACGTCCCCATGCTTGGCCTTGGCGGGGAGGGTCACGTCGATCTTgtggcgccgccgctgctctgTTAGGTCAATGACACCCGCCTTGAGAGTGTGAAGCTCGCTGGAGATGGCGCGGCGGGTGGGGAGTGTTGCCATCTTGCGCGCAGTGCTGCGAAACCACCATTGAGACCTGAAGGAGGGGTTGCCCCGGATGCGGGCGGCAGCACCGATAGGTCGACGTCGTAGGCGCGCTCGCGGACGAGGATGACCCAGTCCCTCATCTCGGGGTTCCGCTCATTCTCGCTGAGGCACTCGTAGTGGTGGATCGCGGCGCGGATGCTTCCTAGCTCGAATTGGAGGAAGCGGACGTCGACGCGGACGCCAGAGAGCAGCGCGTACTCATGCTCAAGCAGCGCGCCGAGCTTCTCCGGCAGCACGTCCATCACCCCGGACAACGTGCCCATCTTGCTCGCCGGCCCCGGCCTGCTCCGGATTCCGATCCGTGGGTGTCACCGTGCCCCCAACCCCGGGGACGGGGCTGGGTCAGCGAATGTGGACTGGTGTGGCGTCTAGCTCGCAGCTCCTCTAGCTCTCTCAGGATGTGCGTTGCTGATTCACCCATGTCTAATGATTACCTTCAGACCCATTAttggatttttttttatttgatACCAGCGGACCCACTGGATTAGGCTCTGATGATTAGCATGATCACTGTCAGGCCAGAGAGGTTTGCCTGGATCGGATAATACAATACGATGCAAATTACAATCAACTGATCACTGGTTCGGCAAAAGCCCGAAGCAACCAGCCAAGCATCATTGCTTGCCACTACAACTCTGGGACAGACTAGTATGTAATTCTAATAAGCTAGCAATAAGCAACCAATCAACCGTGGGGTGGTTACCAGTAATAAGCTAGAAATACCTCCAAAACAAGAGATTATGCGAATCCCATGATAACCTACCTAGAAAAGTTTCAAAATTCTTTAAACTTGTTTTTTCTGAACTAAGACCTTGAAACCTTTTTAACATACAGGAGAGACTATGGTATACATCTACAAAGTTTAAACTGCAAATTTGATGCCATTCGTGAATATAAAAATATGCACGTGGAATTCTTGTGAAGCGCACGTGGAATATACAGAAGATCAGCTAACGCCGAACCAGCATGGAGCTCGCCGTGGGCGCCTCCGAGAGCGCCATGAGATCGCTGCTTGGCAAACTCGGCAGCCTCCTCGCCCAGGAGTACAAGCTCATCAGCAGTGTCCCCAGCGAGATCCAGTACACGAACAACGAGCTCTCCAGCATGTAAGCCTTCCTCCGCAAGCTCAGCCGGGCAGCTGCAGCTGGAGCTGCTCACGATGAGCAGACCAAGGGCTGGATCGAGCAGGTCCGCGATGTCGCCTACGACATCGAGGACTGCGTGGACGACTTCGCGCGCCGCCTCAACCACCAGCCCCGTGGGGAGGGCCTCCTCTTCAACGTCAGCTGCGCATGGTACACCATGACCATGCTCTGGGCATGCCGGGACATCGCCTCCAGGATCACCAAGCAAAGGaagtcggggagcgccgcaCGAGGTACGGCGTGCAGGACCCCAAAGAAAACTCCGAGTCCGTCTCTGGCATCAAGCCAAGCGGACCGGCACGCCCGTATGCCACAGATCACCTGCAACCTCCTGCACCGCAGCTCGTGGGTACAACCGAGCCAGTGGGGCAGGAGGATGCCATTATGAAGCATGGGCAGTGGGTGACAGAGTCGGAGGGTGGTGTGAGGGTTCTCGCCATTGTTGGATTTGGTGGGCTTGGCAAGACGACGATGGCGCTGGCACTGCAGCGCAGATTTGGGGAGAAGTTTGATTCCCGGGCGTGGGTGCAGGCATCACAAAAGCTGAATCTGCCATCACTGCTGAGAGACATCCTGAAGCAGGTCATGCCGCAGCAGGATCCCGAGGGTAAAGGCGGCCGTGGCACCTCAGACGGCCATGCTGATGGAATCGAAGGATGGAATGAGAAACAGCTGAAGGAGAAGCTCAAAGAACAGCTGAAGCAGAAGAAGTGAGTACTACAACTATTATATATTTGGTAGCACTGACTATGAAGCCTAAATCAACTGCTTTAAATTTTCCATAATCATTTATATTGTTAGTTACCCACCAACCATTACCCCGATTTTGCATGGTTACCTTAACTTCCCATGTATATAAACATTATATAAAACTTGTTGCTGTAATTAAGGAAATTCTTAGATTGTGCTTGTTAGCCAAAACCTGGACTAAATTTACATAGGTGTAGATCAAATATAATCACCTAGAATTATATTATGGAAAAGTCATTAGAGAAAATATTAGCCGATAATGCGCAAAATAAGCAATGTTGAAAATTAGGCGGTTTGGTTCGATGACTAAGGTTTGTATTATAGAATTGTACATTACCAAAAGGAAACAATTTTAAATAATGTAGGACCAAATACTCTAAATAAGAGGAAGTTGGAATGTCTTACTACCTAAGTTTAGAGTTGATGTCGTTCTATAGTTCATAAAAAGGAACCAAGGTAGTGATGAATTAATTTTGTTGTAGAAGTGATATTCACTGATCATGTTATTAGAACCCCACTGACACTGTCTAAACCTTTTTCTGTTTGCAGTTACTTCCTCTTTATAGATGATGTATGGTCTGTATCGTCATGGCAAAATATCTGGCAATCTTTGCTCATAAATCAAAAGGGAAGCATAGTGGTGACTACAAGGTTCAAGTCTGTAGCAAATGCCTGCTGCCGTCAACAAGAACATATCTACATGCTTAAACCACTCCCTCATGTGGAATCTACAAAATTGTTCTTTGAAAGAATTCATGATCCAAATAAAGAAAACTTCAAAGAAACCAAGGATAAAATTATAAGGAAATGTGGAGGTCTACCTTTGGCATTAGTTGCGGTGGCAGGGCTCTTAGCCAGAAGAGATCTGACAGAAGAGAGCCATTGGAGAACAGTGAAAGAGTCTCTAAACTCAGAGTTGGATAAGAATCTTAGTCCTGAGGGCGTGACACAAATTCTTAATCTCTGCTACAATGATTTACCAGCTGATCAGAAGAATTGTTTGTTGTACTTGAGCATATTCCCGAAAGGTTGCAGCATCAACAGGAAGCGATTAATCAGGCGATGGATATCTGAAGGTTTCATtgctgagaaggatgggaaaacAGTTGAGGAAGTTGCTGAAGACAGTTTCAATGAGCTCATCAGTAGAAATATAGTCCGGCAAGTGGAACACAGCACCAATGGCAAGGTGAagacttgccaagttcatgatATGATCCTTGAATATATTGTGTCCAAGTCAAGCGAAGAGAATTTTATCACTGTGGTTGGAGGTCACTGGCTCACACCAACACCAAGCAACAAAGTCCGCCGGCTTTCCCTTCATAACAGCAACCCTGAGGATGTAaaagaaaaatagagaaaaCGAACTTGTCACATGTCCGGTCACTAACTGTGTTTGAGAATTTGCAACATCTGCCTCCATATTCATTCAACTCTGTTATACTGCAGGTGTTGGATCTAGAAGGTTGCAAGAACATAAATACCAAACAGCTGGACAAAATTTTTAAGATGTTTCAATTAAGTATCTGAGTCTACACAGTACGTATATCAAGAAACTCCCATCAGAAATTGGAAAACTTCAATATTTGGAGACACTGGATATTAGGGATACAAAAGTGACAGAATTGCCTTCATCTGTTGGGCGGCTCCAAAAAATGGTCCATCTACTTGGTGGCAATAAATCCACACATCTTGCCTTGAGATTCAcagaagaaattgcaaagatGACTGCATTACAAACACTCTTAGGGATTGAGATTAGTAGGGGTTCAACTCCAGACCTTGGAAGCATGCACAATCTCACCAAATTGAAGAAGTTAAGCATCTACAGTCTTAGAGATCTTCATACCAATAACAACAAATATGACGAGTTACTCCCTACC
Above is a genomic segment from Panicum hallii strain FIL2 chromosome 8, PHallii_v3.1, whole genome shotgun sequence containing:
- the LOC112902754 gene encoding disease resistance protein RPM1-like isoform X2; this encodes MATLPTRRAISSELHTLKAGVIDLTEQRRRHKIDVTLPAKAKHGDVVDPRLSALNQDIDRLVGLARPMEEVTKMVTESGDKSELKTVSIVGMAGSGKTTLAYAVYMRLREENCFQCHAFVSVGQNLEVKKTLMDMLSMLADGPRVRLDVDIKKVHLIGRLREILEKKRYLIVVDDLWTEECWQIIKCCFPENSLGSRIITTTRKAAMAAECSSSSSDCIYNIGLLSEVDSKKLAFDSWERLNGSNWFSLSHPGGEVMKRIFNLSYNDLPPHLSTCLLHLSIFPQNYEVEIDRLVRRWIAELYIVGARDRDVVNS
- the LOC112902754 gene encoding putative disease resistance RPP13-like protein 3 isoform X1, with translation MATLPTRRAISSELHTLKAGVIDLTEQRRRHKIDVTLPAKAKHGDVVDPRLSALNQDIDRLVGLARPMEEVTKMVTESGDKSELKTVSIVGMAGSGKTTLAYAVYMRLREENCFQCHAFVSVGQNLEVKKTLMDMLSMLADGPRVRLDVDIKKVHLIGRLREILEKKRYLIVVDDLWTEECWQIIKCCFPENSLGSRIITTTRKAAMAAECSSSSSDCIYNIGLLSEVDSKKLAFGNENYDHYPPYLKDVFPEIIRKCGGLPLALVAVAAVLKDCQFSTDSWERLNGSNWFSLSHPGGEVMKRIFNLSYNDLPPHLSTCLLHLSIFPQNYEVEIDRLVRRWIAELYIVGARDRDVVNS